A stretch of Aureispira sp. CCB-E DNA encodes these proteins:
- a CDS encoding pitrilysin family protein translates to MINRSKAPHIQTVGTLNLHRPIVHQLSNGIPVYEVSLGSQDVIKLELIFKAGRWCEKEKLIARITSQLLKAGSHQHNAEQLADFFEYYGASLNIYDGFNTVNIQVYCLAKHLKMLLPMLEELLTTPAFPTEELTKLLKRNRQNLKVQLQKNDVVAYRLFTEELFGSEHPYGYNSSEDSFDKVTLTSIQQHFKDNYTANNCTIFVSGKVSTTIIELLEQHFGSLPSSTTAPAPQWELASLQLPKKIHQVLSDDSLQASIRIGRRTFSREHPDCDQFYMLNMVLGGYFGARLMQNLREENGYTYGVYSSLETLRYSGYWYIHTDVGKDVKDAALTEIYREIERLQDSPIPLQEMEMVRNYTLGMQLTALDGVFNVASILKSLVTADLDDSYYYKFIQTIKTITPEQIQAMAQKYLNKEDLLEVVIE, encoded by the coding sequence ATGATAAATCGCAGCAAAGCACCTCATATACAAACTGTTGGAACACTCAATTTACATCGTCCTATTGTTCATCAATTAAGCAATGGAATTCCTGTTTATGAAGTTAGTTTAGGTAGTCAAGATGTTATAAAACTAGAACTTATTTTTAAGGCAGGACGTTGGTGCGAAAAAGAAAAATTAATTGCTCGTATTACCTCTCAACTGCTCAAAGCAGGGAGTCATCAGCACAATGCAGAGCAGTTGGCTGATTTTTTTGAGTACTATGGTGCTTCTTTAAATATATACGATGGTTTTAACACCGTCAATATTCAAGTGTATTGTCTTGCCAAGCATCTAAAAATGCTGCTTCCTATGCTAGAAGAGTTGTTGACAACTCCTGCATTCCCTACCGAAGAATTGACAAAATTACTCAAACGCAATCGACAAAATTTAAAGGTGCAACTGCAAAAAAATGATGTAGTGGCTTACCGTTTGTTCACCGAAGAGTTGTTTGGATCTGAACATCCCTACGGCTACAATTCATCAGAAGATTCTTTTGACAAGGTTACACTAACTAGCATTCAACAACATTTCAAAGACAATTACACTGCAAATAATTGCACTATTTTTGTTTCTGGTAAGGTTTCTACAACAATTATTGAGTTGTTAGAGCAACACTTTGGTAGTTTGCCTTCTAGCACGACTGCTCCAGCCCCACAATGGGAATTAGCTTCGTTGCAGTTACCAAAAAAAATTCATCAAGTACTTTCTGACGACAGCTTACAAGCTTCTATTCGTATTGGACGACGTACTTTTTCTAGAGAACATCCCGATTGTGACCAATTTTATATGCTTAATATGGTATTGGGTGGATACTTTGGAGCTCGGTTAATGCAAAACCTTCGAGAGGAAAATGGATATACCTATGGCGTTTACTCTTCTTTAGAAACACTGCGTTATAGTGGTTACTGGTATATTCACACCGATGTAGGAAAAGATGTTAAAGATGCAGCCTTAACTGAAATATATCGCGAAATAGAACGTTTACAAGATAGTCCCATTCCTTTACAAGAAATGGAAATGGTACGAAATTATACGTTGGGCATGCAATTAACCGCCCTAGATGGTGTATTTAATGTCGCTAGTATCCTTAAAAGTTTGGTAACAGCTGATTTGGATGATTCGTATTATTACAAATTTATTCAAACCATCAAAACGATTACTCCTGAACAAATACAAGCGATGGCTCAAAAATATTTAAACAAGGAGGACTTACTAGAAGTTGTTATTGAATAG